A segment of the Synechococcus sp. CBW1002 genome:
GGTGAGCTGCTCCATCAACCGCTCGGTGAGACACTGCAACCAGCGGAGACACCGTTCTCCCGGGGGCGGGGATCGAGACGGTGCCGCTGATGTGACGCTTCATCCCTCGCAGCCAAGCCAGCGGCTGGCCGCCATGTGGCTGGTTGCCACCGGAATGCGACGAGGCGCGAGATGGGGGAGACGGGGAGCCCAGGGAATCAGACCCCTGAGCAGCAACGCGCGCAGAGGAGCGGGTCGCGGAAGGAGCATGAAGCGATTGAAGGTACGCAAGAGCCGGCTTGCCTCAACCCGGATTGGCGCTGTCTTCCGCATGGGCCCGCAGCTCTGCGAGGCCATAGACCCCGCGATCGTCAGACAACGTTTCGGGTTGCAGCAGGGGAAGCAAACCCGGCCCACCAGGAGGGGAAAGGGCTGGCCACAGCGTTTCAGCGTCTGTAGAGACCAGCCCCCGGAGCTCCGAAGCCAGCACCAGGAAGAACACCGGCACCAGATGCAGGCCCACCAGCATCACCGGGATTGCCGAGCGGACGCCGCTCCAGCCCAGCGCCAGCCTCACCGAAACCGGCCCCCGGCAAGACACCCGCACCCGAGGCCGGCCCACCGAAACCACCGGCACCCACTCCGGGTTCTCGATCCAGTCCTGCCCCTGCCGCTCCGAACCCAGCACCGGGAGCCAGTCCAGCTCCTGAAGCAGGACCCCCAAGGCCGCCTGGATTCGGCCTGGCCAGCCCCGATCCAGGCGCTGACAGGGAGAAGGCCAGGCCAGCGGCCATCCCAAGCCAGACGTTGCGGATTCCGGTCATGGCTCAGGCCTGGCGGATGCCCTCAAGACCTAGCAAGGGCTTCTGATCGGGGCCGGCCAGATCAGACAGGCTCTGTCCCGATCGCTTCAAAATCTGTTACAATTCAAGAAACAAACCGCAATACCCATGACTGACTCTTCGACCCGCTTCGGCTTTGTGGCCTTCGCCGAGACCTGGAACGGCCGCCTGGCCATGCTCGGTTTCGTGATCGGCCTGGGCACCGAGCTGCTCACCGGCCAGGGCATCCTGTCCCAGATCGGTCTGGGTTGATCATCATGAGTACCGATTACACCGCTGCCATCACCGGCCTGATTGCTCTGGTCGTGGTTCTCACCGGGATGGTGACCTTTGTGCTCAGCCGCCCCAGCGATCTGGCACCGACGAACTCCCGCTGATCTTCCAGAGCTTCGCCCTGGCATGAATCCCTGACAACCCCTGGGCACTGCCTAGGGGTTGTCCGTTGTCCAACTCTGGGGCAATTCCTTCCCTGGTTCCATCGCTCCGTTCGCTGGGCTTGGCAGCTGTTCAGGCCTTGTTGTGCTGATCAGCCACCAGCAGAAGACCACCCATGATCGCCAGGTTCTTGAGCAGCTGAATCCTCTCGCCGCTGTCATTCACATCAGCGTGGAAGAGCAGCGTGGTGGGTACAAGAAACACCAGCAGCAGCACCGCTCCCAGTCGTGCTTTCCAGCCACTAATCACCAGCACTGAGCCTACGGCCATCAAGGCCATGGCGATCCCCAGCAACAACGGTGCCAGCGGCAATCCCTTGGCGGCAATGGCACCAGCCACGCCGGTGAAGCCCGTCAGCTTGCCGATCACCGCATGGATGAACACCAGGCACAGCAGCACCCGCGCGATTCGGTTCAGCAGGGAGAGACCCGATGGCTGCGCACGCATGGGTGTCGGTTCGTTGTGACGGCATTGTGGGGTGCCGCGCACTCCCTGGGTGTGCAGAACCCGGCTCTGCAACAACACACGACTGGCTTGCAGCTCACCGCCACCGAGCTTGGATGGAGGATGGTGTGAGCGGAGCTCCTGACGCTGGCACCTGGGGCCAGAGATCCAGTGGGGCTTCCCGTCGGATCCTGGGCACCTAGCTGGAGCGGTGGCTTGTGGGCCGGGCTCGTGAACGGTGCCATGGACGTGTGCCATGGACGGCGACGTTGACACATGCCAGGGAAGCCAGTGATCCGTTGAAAGTGATGGAGCAGGGGCCGGATCGTCAGCGCACTCCTGGCTGTTGCTGGGATGGGGTGTCATCCATGGTCTGGAGTCTTCCGATTTCGATGGATTCACGATCGGACGGGCGACGGCCTCGGGCAATCGCGGTACATGCCTGACATCCAGACTGTGGCGATGGCCCGCATCCTTCTTCCACTGCCTGGCCTTCTGGGGTTGGTCACCCTGTTGATGCCGTTGGCCGGCGCCCAGACGGCTCAGCCCCCGATCAGTCGTGCCACGGTGCTCTCGATCGGCGATGGCGACACGATCCGTGTCAAGCAGGCCGGCCGGCTGATCACGGTGCGGCTGGCCTGCATCGATGCACCGGAGTTGGATCAGAGCCCCTACGGCCCTCAGGCCCGCCGGTACCTGCAGATGCGTCTGCCGATCGGCACGCCGGTGGCGCTGGCGGTGAAAGCAACTGACCGCTACGGCCGCACCGTGGCCGAAGTGATCGGCGCGATCAACCTGGGTCTGGCGCTGGTGGAAGACGGCCAGGCCTTCGCGTACCGCAAGTACCTGGGCCAGTGCGACTCCAAGGAGTATCTCGACGCTGAGTACCGGGCCTCCCGGCATCGTCATGGTGTGTGGCAGGTGCCTGGAGGGATCACCAGGCCCTGGGTGTTCAGACGGAAGGGATCGTTTTAATCGCCACCGCCACCGCCACCGCCGGCTCCTGCTCTGACTCCGGCTCCGGCTCCGGATCGAACGCCGCAGCAATCGGCTGAAGCTGGCGTCAACTTCCTGGTAGGGGGCACCCGCCTGCCGGGCTCGACGCGGTGGATCCAGCACTGCCCCGTGGATGAGGATTCGCGGGTGAGGCTCTGGCTCTCCCAGTAGCCGCTCGCTCTTCTTGAGGGTGACGAAGCACACGTCACAACGCGTCGCCTCATCGAAGCTGGAGATTCCTGCGAAGCTGCACCCAGGCTGTGCAGGATCTTCCTTGGTACCGGTCAAGGTCACGTCGCTTGATCCGATGCGCAGTGGTCCATGCAAGGCATGATTCGCCCAGCCCGATCGTGATGGATCCCGGTGGTTTCTCGATGAAGCGACAAGGCGACGTAGCGTTGCCGCTTCCTGCTCGAGCGGGTATGGATGGCCGCTGGTTCGCCCTACGGGCCAGGCGCGTCCTGGGCGGTGTGCTCGCATTCTGCCTGAGCGGAGCTGACCCCGTCTGGGCCATGCAGGCCAGCGAGGCAGCCGCGGCGGATTCGCCCCAGGCGGCCGCCATCCTTCGGATCGTTCGCAACCGTATGGCTGTTGATCACCTGCGGGCGGTGATTGTGCGCGTCACGATCGACGGCAAGGAGGTTGTCACCGAGGCGATGGGCGAGTCGATCACGGGCGTGCCCGCCACGGAGGGCATGCATTTCCGCAACGGTGCGGTCGCCATCTCCTACGTGGCGACGCTGCTGCTGCAACTGGTCGACGAGCACAAGGTGCGTCTCGACGACAAGCTCTCGACCTGGCTGCCGGACATCCCGAATGCGGATCGGGTCACGCTTGGTCAGCTCGCCCAGATGACCTCCGGCTACCGCGACTACGTGATCGGCAACGACGCGTTCGTCCAGGCTCTGCTCGAAAACCCGTTCCGTCAGTTTTCGGTACAGGATCTGCTCTCCTACGCGAACCTTCAGACGCTCTGGTACGAGCCCGGAACGAGCTGGAATTACGCGCACACGAATTACGTTCTCCTCGGTCTGGCGCTGGAGAGAATCACGGGCAAGACCATGCCCGTGCTGATGCAGGAGCGGATCTTCGGACCCCTGAACATCCGTAACACCCGGGATCCCGGCGGCACGCCCGTGATCGCGCCGCCGGTGCTTCACGCCTTCTCGTCGGAACGGCGCCAGGCCCTCGGCATCGCCCCAGGAACGCGCTTCTACGAGGAGTCGACCTACTGGAACCCGTCGTGGACGCTCAGCCGCGGCGCAGTCCAGTACACCACCATCCACGACATGGCGACGTCCGCCGAGGCGATCGGGACGGGTCGGCTGTTGTCGCCGGAGACCCACAGGCAGCAGATCTCTCCGAAGCTTCGGGGCTTCGGCAAGCCGATCGAGGGCTGTGCGACCTGCGCCACCCTCAACGACTTCTACACCTATGGGATCGGGATCGTCCTCTCAGGCCCCTGGCTGCTGCAGAACCCGCTGTTCTCTGGACAGGCCGGGGTGATGGCCTACCTGCCCTCGCAGAAGATCGCGATTGCGGTGGCGGTCACCTTCGACGAACAGGCCTTCGACTCCAGCGGTGCGTACCGCAACTCAGCTGATGACATCTTTCGCGCGATCGGCGCCTACCTGGCGCCGGAGGAACGCCCGCCCATCAGGCCCAGCAGCCGGTAGAACTCCTCCAGGACGTCGTTGACGAAGAAGTGATCATCCCCCTGGATCCCGTCACCGTGGCCAGCCTCGATGTCACACCGCCACCGCCAGCTCCGGATTGAACTCCGCAGGGATCGGCTGCTGCTGAATGAATCCAGGAGATGGCGAAGGAGGGTGCGAAGGTCATTCTGGTTTCCTTCCCAGAGCATCAGCTGATCCACGGCTTCGTTCACGTGGATGATGCGGTTTCACCAACCGTGATGATCGCGCTTGCGGTGCTGCGGACGCTGTTGTGGGCACTGGACACAGCGTGCCCCGCATCAGCAGGCTGTGGGCGGCCGGCACATAGAACAGGGCCAGGGCGGTGGCCCCCAGCAGACCGCCCGACACCGCGATCGCCAGCGGCGGCCAGAAGCCGGTGGGATCCAGCATCAGCGGCAGGAAGCCGGTCACGGTGGTGAGCGTGGTGGTGATCACGTGGCGGGTGGCGGGCAGCACAACGGTGGTGGTGGCGGCAGGGTCGCCGCTGGCGGCGAGTGGATCGGTGCGGATGGCGTTGAGCACCACGATCGCGTCGTTGATCGCCAGGCCGATCAGGCCGAGCGTGCCCAGGATGGCGGTGAAGCCGAACAACGATCCGCTCAGCTTCAGGGCCAGGGCCGCCAGACCGACCGACAGCAACGCCACCGAGGCGATCAGAGCCGCCAGGCGGAAGGAGCGGAACGACAGCACCAGGGTGGCGGTCATCAGGATCGTCAGCACCCCCACCGTGGAGAGCAGGTTGGCGATGGCATCACCGCGGGCATCGGCTTCACCGCCGTAGGACAGCGTCACCCCGGCCGGCAGTTGCCAACCCTCCTGGTCCAGCTGCTGCCGGAACCCGCCCAGCACGGCATCGGGCAGCGACCCGGCGGAAAGAAAGGCCTGCACGGTGTTGATGCGCTGCCCGTCACGCCGATCGATGGAGGCCAGCTCCGGTTCCAGCCGCAGG
Coding sequences within it:
- a CDS encoding chlorophyll a/b-binding protein is translated as MTDSSTRFGFVAFAETWNGRLAMLGFVIGLGTELLTGQGILSQIGLG
- a CDS encoding thermonuclease family protein translates to MPDIQTVAMARILLPLPGLLGLVTLLMPLAGAQTAQPPISRATVLSIGDGDTIRVKQAGRLITVRLACIDAPELDQSPYGPQARRYLQMRLPIGTPVALAVKATDRYGRTVAEVIGAINLGLALVEDGQAFAYRKYLGQCDSKEYLDAEYRASRHRHGVWQVPGGITRPWVFRRKGSF
- a CDS encoding DoxX family protein; amino-acid sequence: MRAQPSGLSLLNRIARVLLCLVFIHAVIGKLTGFTGVAGAIAAKGLPLAPLLLGIAMALMAVGSVLVISGWKARLGAVLLLVFLVPTTLLFHADVNDSGERIQLLKNLAIMGGLLLVADQHNKA
- a CDS encoding serine hydrolase, whose protein sequence is MQASEAAAADSPQAAAILRIVRNRMAVDHLRAVIVRVTIDGKEVVTEAMGESITGVPATEGMHFRNGAVAISYVATLLLQLVDEHKVRLDDKLSTWLPDIPNADRVTLGQLAQMTSGYRDYVIGNDAFVQALLENPFRQFSVQDLLSYANLQTLWYEPGTSWNYAHTNYVLLGLALERITGKTMPVLMQERIFGPLNIRNTRDPGGTPVIAPPVLHAFSSERRQALGIAPGTRFYEESTYWNPSWTLSRGAVQYTTIHDMATSAEAIGTGRLLSPETHRQQISPKLRGFGKPIEGCATCATLNDFYTYGIGIVLSGPWLLQNPLFSGQAGVMAYLPSQKIAIAVAVTFDEQAFDSSGAYRNSADDIFRAIGAYLAPEERPPIRPSSR